The following coding sequences are from one Leptolyngbya sp. NIES-3755 window:
- a CDS encoding FHA domain containing protein (similar to AA sequence:cyanobase_aa:PCC7424_0829) yields the protein MSQLTLSWQEAGNPRSRSFDLTQPIHKSMYALRLGRDAEQCDVVFDDPSVSRLHAEIRWHPATQEFSVQNLRDINPIAVDGRLLSQGTQIIRSGTMIVLGDTTIQVAQLQQAPGVNPFQPPVLETPVPVEASPRVEPIRLPASSITFSHYLPLAGTSRELRQQGYLLPGVITVLWVVLMFSSLGRPGVFNFLLAGYLGIAGFYLIYKLCGKRKPGWVIAIAIIMTPILLLTPVWGAIAFFFRVILPGRIPESDDVGFIPLFISFFFGAGLAEELLKAIPIFVLTWYGRTVSPGLRQRLGVTEPLDGIILGAASGLGFTLLETLGQYIPNLVQSVAMQTDPGSAQLIGLQLLIPRIVGSVFGHMAYSGYFGYYIGLSELKPRGRWKFLATGYLIASGVHAFWNSSSALGTWALGLAGIIAYCLLIGAILKARQLSPNVNKPL from the coding sequence ATGAGCCAACTTACACTCTCTTGGCAAGAAGCAGGCAATCCGCGATCGCGCTCGTTCGATCTGACTCAACCGATTCACAAAAGCATGTATGCGCTTCGATTGGGGCGCGATGCGGAACAATGTGATGTCGTCTTTGATGATCCGAGTGTATCCAGACTTCATGCTGAGATTCGATGGCATCCTGCGACTCAAGAGTTCTCGGTTCAAAATCTGCGCGATATTAACCCGATCGCAGTCGATGGTCGGCTCTTGAGCCAGGGAACTCAAATAATTCGATCGGGAACGATGATTGTCCTTGGAGATACGACCATTCAAGTGGCTCAACTTCAGCAAGCTCCTGGAGTGAATCCTTTTCAACCGCCTGTTCTGGAGACTCCAGTTCCCGTCGAAGCTTCGCCCAGAGTTGAACCGATCCGATTGCCTGCGAGTTCGATCACGTTCAGTCACTATCTTCCGCTTGCAGGTACAAGCCGCGAATTGAGACAACAGGGCTATCTCTTACCGGGAGTAATTACGGTACTCTGGGTTGTTTTGATGTTCTCAAGCTTGGGTCGCCCTGGAGTCTTTAACTTCCTGTTAGCAGGTTATTTAGGCATTGCCGGATTTTATTTAATTTATAAGCTCTGTGGAAAACGGAAGCCGGGATGGGTGATTGCGATCGCGATTATCATGACTCCGATTTTGCTCTTAACCCCGGTTTGGGGTGCGATCGCGTTTTTCTTCCGCGTTATTCTCCCTGGTCGAATTCCTGAGAGCGATGATGTTGGCTTTATTCCATTATTTATTTCATTCTTTTTTGGGGCGGGTCTTGCCGAAGAACTCTTAAAAGCAATTCCAATCTTTGTTTTAACTTGGTATGGTCGCACAGTTTCACCTGGACTACGCCAACGATTAGGCGTGACAGAACCTTTGGACGGAATCATACTAGGAGCCGCTTCAGGGTTAGGGTTCACTTTGCTTGAAACACTCGGACAATACATTCCGAATTTAGTTCAATCGGTCGCAATGCAAACTGATCCAGGTTCAGCCCAATTGATCGGACTACAGCTTCTGATTCCCCGAATTGTTGGCTCTGTGTTTGGTCACATGGCTTATAGTGGTTACTTTGGTTACTACATCGGACTGAGCGAATTAAAACCCAGAGGACGATGGAAGTTTCTAGCAACAGGTTATTTAATCGCATCCGGTGTTCATGCTTTTTGGAATTCAAGCTCAGCCTTGGGAACTTGGGCATTAGGACTGGCTGGAATCATTGCTTATTGTTTGCTAATTGGGGCAATTCTCAAGGCTCGGCAGCTTTCACCGAATGTGAATAAGCCGCTGTAA
- a CDS encoding hypothetical protein (similar to AA sequence:cyanobase_aa:Tery_1028), with translation MKTCVHCGATNPDAANFCLDCGKAIHSSSMQQNQIPQTVMPQSRMAPDQSNSTIIDVPQSNSTIIDVPNQDQQVPHQGQVPKQAPAPTLIPQSRKPQVPDTIAAPSNATIPDAKSPNYVDPQQFQALYQKVIQNQRKADILFVLDCTGSMQGEIDAVRDAITSFADTIQSQSVRARVGLIEFRDRLIGEEQRVLLFEGEPFTSNPTLFREQVGKLRASGGGDEPESSLDAVLLALDQPFDPTANKVIVLVTDAPPHLPDVTVQSIDQVVQKMREITVDQFYVVMKTSDQRSQVYLRLLEGRRGLAFEIGSGDDFRTRAEDFKRTLMALGKTISTATR, from the coding sequence ATGAAAACTTGTGTTCACTGCGGCGCGACCAATCCAGATGCAGCAAATTTCTGCCTCGACTGTGGCAAAGCCATCCATTCTAGTTCGATGCAGCAAAACCAAATTCCTCAAACGGTAATGCCCCAATCGAGAATGGCTCCCGATCAATCGAATTCGACGATCATCGATGTGCCGCAATCGAATTCGACGATCATTGATGTCCCGAATCAAGATCAACAAGTGCCGCACCAAGGGCAAGTTCCTAAACAAGCTCCCGCCCCTACGTTGATTCCACAGTCGCGGAAACCGCAAGTTCCCGATACGATCGCGGCTCCCTCCAACGCGACGATTCCCGATGCAAAATCTCCGAACTATGTTGATCCTCAACAGTTTCAAGCCCTTTACCAAAAAGTCATTCAGAACCAGCGCAAAGCGGACATTCTATTTGTGCTTGATTGTACGGGAAGTATGCAAGGTGAAATCGATGCGGTTCGCGATGCCATTACTTCATTTGCCGACACGATTCAATCCCAATCTGTTCGTGCCAGAGTCGGACTGATTGAATTTCGCGATCGCTTAATCGGGGAAGAACAACGAGTCTTACTGTTCGAGGGTGAACCGTTTACGAGCAATCCCACTCTATTCCGCGAACAAGTTGGAAAACTCCGAGCTTCAGGCGGCGGTGACGAACCGGAGAGCAGCTTAGATGCCGTCTTACTCGCACTCGATCAACCCTTCGATCCGACGGCAAACAAAGTCATCGTTCTCGTCACCGATGCCCCTCCTCATCTGCCTGATGTGACTGTTCAGAGCATTGATCAAGTGGTGCAAAAAATGCGAGAAATCACAGTCGATCAATTCTATGTTGTGATGAAAACGAGTGATCAACGCAGCCAAGTTTATCTTCGACTCTTAGAAGGTAGACGAGGACTTGCCTTTGAAATTGGCAGCGGAGATGATTTTAGAACTCGTGCAGAAGACTTTAAGCGCACCTTGATGGCACTGGGCAAAACTATTTCAACCGCAACCCGATAA